The Tripterygium wilfordii isolate XIE 37 chromosome 21, ASM1340144v1, whole genome shotgun sequence genome segment aggaagacGAATCCCCCTCGTAAAAATAGAACAGTAAGGACATAATTGAAGTTGATGGGTGTATAGAAGGAGCACAGAGGGCTAGGAGGAGACTCCTTTTATTAAGAATTTTTGTGGTAAACTTACTTTTACTCTGGCAAAGGGCTTTCAGCCATGTGAGGGAAAGAAAAAATTCAGGCACAACACAACGTTGATGGTAAGGGGATATGGGTGGAACTTAGGAAGTGGAACAAGAGCAGGCATTATCCTTGACAATTTTTATGCAACTTctctttctttgatttttgcCGATCTCTGGTCCTCGTAAATTATGGTTTTACTGTTGTTATGGAAAGCCATAAATTTGAACCACATTAATATGCTCGATATACTGCATTGTTAGTGTTTATGTGGCTTTGTGAATTATATTTATCTTTATTCTAGCAGAGTCTTGAGTAGAGCGGTTTACTATCTTTCTTGCTCTGATTAGAGATCAGAGTAATTTTGAATTGAGTGGCGATTTGGAATTGAAGCTgagaggaatatatatatatataattgtgtgAGATGAGAAGGAGATGAGTGTaaggtgagtgtgagatgaggaggagatgagtgtgaggtgagtgtgagatgagtatgaaatgagcatggtcatgtttggtataaaataaagcGTGAGCATGAGTGTAAGAATACtaatagtacaattttcatattaccatttttttctttttaaaaaataaaacaatattttataacaagaGTAAAAGAgttttttacacatcaaaactcattctctcTTGTGAAGAATAGTCATTCACACCATTTTGATGAGCTTGGCTATTCTTCATAAAGGGAGAATAGAGGatggaatgagtttgagattccacctccaaaactcaatcaaataagagaatatataatcccaccctcattcccccttcaaaacaccaaccaaatgccACATTAAGGTTTAGAGTTTATAATTTAGATTTTAGAAAAAAACTTGGCATTAGTCAGTGCTTATATCCCTCAGGTCAGGTGTCTGAATCGATGGGACGCAATTTCCTGGGGTCCAGGATTTCGTGCGCTGATGCACGGGCTTGCTTCCTGGATGCGATAAGAGACAAATTCTGAGCCTGGCCCAATCTTACTAACACACTAGACTTCGACTCAATACTAAATTGATGACCCGTTGTGCGCATGGGGTGACCATCATGAGTTTAAAACTGACACAAGAGTCACAAAGTGGTTGTTGGGAGGGGGCCTTCCTAGCTAGtcacaaaaaaaatagattttagaatttagggtttgagatttaggatttagggggCTAaggacttaccaaaaaaaattgggaTTAGAGCTTATAGAAtaggattttaatttttttttaaatctattgTATTTCAACATTAATGAACATCTAAATACTCAAAAacaattttaattcatgatttaaggGAGAATTGTAGCTACAATTGAAGCAAAAAATTGAAGCTTCCCTATCCCAATTGATTCGGgtccacaaaaacaaaaattttttgCTATGCAGAAGAATCCAAATGCTTTAAATTCATTATAATCAAAATTCTGTTTGTAGAGAATCTGATAGGGTGAATATTTGTCCAAATCCCTAGTTTGTCGTAGTCTGTCAATTCGGTATACAGCAGTTTTAATGCAGTAAGACCAGAAACTTTCATCCAAAACACTCCGAAATTTTCGATGGGTAGCATCAAGACTCCAGAGGATGAGGAATTACCAGAGATCCATCTAGAAAGCCTGACTTGCCCCTAGCTTCCAGTGCATTCAACATATTCTGCTCCACACATGGTAATAAATCCCAGTCAATTCCAAAGATATGATTATGTTTTATGGGAAAATCACTGTTTTGAAAATTGTAGgggtttaaaaaaatattttgatttggaGTTGGTGTGGAAATGTGTTGCTTTTGGGATGGTTGAAAAAATTGGTGGTGTGGGCAACAATGGTGGATTTTGAGTGAATGTAAAGGAGGTAGGTAAATATGGCAATGGAGTGGTCTGTTGAGTAGTTGTATTTGTGTATGGCATGGTGGTGGGATCACAAGAAGATCCAACCTGCCTCCAAAGAACAAGATATGGATTGTGAAGATACCAAGAACAAGATAAGGATTGAGAATATAAGAAGAAGAGTTCAGAGAGAGATAAGAAAGATGAGCAATGAGTGCTTCATTGCTTAAGGAGCCGACGGCTCAACTGTACATAAATATAATGTTTGTAAAGTAACGGTCATGTGATATGAGTATATGATctttagaataaaaaaatacattgaATTTGAAATATCTTAGAAAGGCTTGCTTTGTATATATGAAACGATTCGTTTCGTTGAACTTGTGGAGCTTGAGATAGCCCAGCAAGCCCAAGACACAAACCGAATATTAGATTGAATCCAGCCCTCATCACTTCATAACTTGGGTTTCATGCTACAAAAAAAGATATATAGAAAATTTCATTTACATACCATTAATCTACTTTCTCTACACCACTTTTTGGACAATATAAACTTACATCAAAATATTTATAAGTTTACTTACAAATTTATACTGAAAAGACAAAAGTACCCTTATTTTATccaatattataaataataatgttAAGTTTATACACATTTTTAACCCACAATTCAATCTCCTCTCTCTACCGTTCTCATTACAACCAAACGATCGGCTCTACCGATTCTTCATGGGGTGGGTTGACTCTCACAAGTGTGCAACAAGTACAAGATCCTGGACGTCGTTGGAAGACGGCGAGTCCAGGAGCGAAGCGATCAAACTAAATCCACCATGAAAGAAGTGGAGGAGCTTCCGTCACTAATTGTACTCGAAGAATGGAACGGATCCTCCTCCACGAAGCTCTCTAAAACTACCACTATAACTGCGTCTTCTTCTCTCACTATCCAGAGGTTCTTCTCAAACACCACATGCAATTCTcattaattttttcaatttcgaTGAAAAAATAACTTTTTTGGAGATGATAGAGTTTTGGAACTGTGACTCTCAGGGAAAAGTTAGGGATTTGGGTGATAGACTTAATTTACCGGCCAGCTCCAGCTATGGCTTTCCCAAGTTCCTCATCAAGTTCTTTTCCCATACGAAATGTTTTATGATAGTCCAGATCAAGAATCTTGGAATCACTTGCTCATTTTCGATGCCCAGTTGAGGCAATGAGAACGCCAACGACAATAATAAATATAGAAAGCATACTGACaagaaatatatatgtttgtcttGATGATCTCCGGTACTCTCCAAACAGAATTATTCCCCAGAAAGAGCTCACAAGCAGAAGTGCCTGAATTATTCCCAAAAGATATTCGTTCCAACAACTGGGATCCTAATCATCTCAGTTGATGAGGTGTATGGACCAAAATTAAAGTCCACATGCATTTGCACTTTAAATGATTTCCGTACACCTCAGCAACTGGAATACTAGTTACTGAAATGACTAGCACTTCTATTCATACGAAACCTAAAGATTGAATGTGATATGGCGCGCAGATATGCTTTGGAGCTGCTAGGCTTGTCGAGCTTGATGTTGTAAGGCTTGTCATCTGCCATACAAAGCTTAGCCTGACAATAAAATAGTGTAGATTTATACACACAAAAAGCTGTTGATGAATGCAACTTCTTGCTTAAGCGTGTTAAGGCCACTGATGAGACGAGTGATAATATCAGgaatttttccttctttcaacCCATTTTATCCACTGATTTAGATTTACTATGAAGTCTTTCTAGCTTCGTCAATAATTTGCATCTGGTAGTGTAAGAAGTGTGTCATGTCAAGCCTAAAAGATTCACAGCATTTGCACTTGGTCCTGGAAATGTATAACATTATTGTAGCTGACCAGATTAGAATGTTTAACAGCCTAAAACTAAGAAGGTTAAAGAGCGCGGAGCTTTCTTCCTCCCATTTGAGGAGCGTCAACACAAACTATACCGAAAGCCCACAAATACTTTACTGAATCTTAAAAGGTGAGCTTTACCATATTATTTTCAAACTACACTCTAACTTTGGTCGATTTAGTTTTTAATCACCGGATAAAAATGACTGATGGTTAAGCTTGGTTTGTGGGTTATCTTGGCCAGCTGGTAAAATGTCTGAACCATCTGCTAATCTCTGTGTATTAGTAGTAGTAGTAtcgttattataaaatatatcatattttattCAGCTTATGATACAAGCAACTTATGATACAAGCAACAACATAATTATGGCGTTTTCACAGCCAATTAAAAATACATAACAAGCTTATTGTAGGAAAGGAAGCTCAATCTCAATGAGCTGCTTATTCAACTGCTTGACTAATACTTCAGATAGTAGGAAGGAAGCTCAAGGACTAGGAGCTACCTATTCATCTTCtgcttgattttgtttctcAGAAACAGGATAGGAAGACTTTTGGGCAATTCCGCAAAGACCTCGAGGATCTGATACATCCCTCTGAATCCTCATGTATCCGTCTTCACCCCAAGTCGTGCCCCACGAATTTTTTAGCAGCCAATACTTAATCCCATCCTCACTAGTACCATATCCAACTGCGGTAACAGCATGGGCCGTTGTAGTGCCACAATCTCCAGTGTAAACCCCGCTTTTGTAGAACTGAAAGCCGTCTCCTGTACTATCAATGACAATTGAGACAGGTTGTTGAGCTACGGCCTCCTGTAGCGCTGTCTCGTTGTTGGGAGGCAATTCTTCATAACTACTAATTTGGGCAGCGATTTCTGAGGCCAAGGTTGGGTTACAAGTTAAGCTTTTCCCCTGGTATGGGTAAATTGTATCATTTGCGATGCCTTCGTTTTGTACAATGTAATTAAATGCTTCAGTCATCCATCCACCACTGCAGCCGTTACGCACGCCGTTACAATCAAGTACTTGTTGCTCTGATAGAGACTTTAATTCCCTAGTTTTGATCTGTACAATCCCTTCTGTGGCTGCAACTGCCGAAAATATCCAGCAAGATCCTGTAACAAACCAATTCAAATTCAGTTAATAATATAGTAAGATTTGCAgttaataatttcttattagtTTAAATAAGGAAGTTAGCAACGTCAAGCTCAACTTGACAGGAAATTTAGTTTCTTACCACATGAAGCTTGGTTCTTTATGGGGGTTACTGCTCCTTTTTCCACCCAATTTATGCTTGATGGAACAGCCGCAAGGCTTCGCCGGCTTTGGTACCTAGAGGTTATTTTCAATGGGCTAGAGATGGCTGGGATGTTCTCATTATTGGCATATATGGCCAAAAATTCATCATGAGTTAAGTCTGCAAATTCATTGATACCCAACTTGTAAGTCTTGTTCTCGGCATTGTTGAAGTTTTCGATGTACTCGTAGTTGTCCTTGAATATATAGAATCGGTTCACCCTCTCATTAATGCTCCTGTAAGAGCGACCGTACTTGGCCATCCATTGCTCAAACTTTTCAGCAATGGAGGAGTCATCGTTCAAGGTCGAGAGCAGACCTCGAGTTTCAGAAAACAACTTCTGGAAAGTAACGGTGAAGGCATCATTCAAGATACGGGATTGGCCTTGGGCTGCACAGAACACCAAGACCAACAACATGGAAGCAATGGACATGTTTAGAAGAGATGGAGTACTCATTGTAAAAGGTAAAGTATTTTTCTTTATGGCAGTGTCTTCAGTGATGCCTGGGAAGTAAGCACACACTCTAATGGTATTTATAGATGAAAGATGGAGTCACGTGCTAGGACCATCTGTGCATGGTGTTTTAACAGGCGACGATAGATGGAGTTGCGTGCATGCTAGAACCATCAAACTAAGGTATGTTAAATAATGTTTTTAACATGGTACGGCTAATTAGCATCTTAGAGTGATAGAAACTTTTTTAACCACTAGGCGAAAGTTCAATTGATTCTCTCTCAAGCTTTAGGATGTAAAATATCTCGCACGAGGTCGGGAGTTCAATTTAAAGCTGACGTCATTATTTCCAAGTGGTTTGTGCATGCCTAACCCAACCCGAGTTTTTAATAAGCTAGCGCCACTAATTCCAAGTGGTTTGAGCTGGGTCTCAGTCTACCTAACATGTCGTGGATTTACGCGTGCCCGAGTTTGGGCCTAATAGACTGTCCAAAAAGGGCACGCTTATTGAGTTGTTCTcagtaccaaaaaaataaaaatgatgacATTATTTTCCATTTAAGCACAATGTGACTCTTGAAAATGTTTTATCTCTcgaaatacatgttagatttcgagaaaaaaaaatgacatattcagaTTCAGATTCAGCATATAAAActttttccaacaagactcATTGTTAATATGTTTTACTTGGTTGTTCTTAAGTACATTggtttttaaaacaatgtaataataattaGGAATactgaaaaataatataatatgtagTAACAGTTTGGAAAACTAAAATACCATACAATAACAATTTGTAATActcaaaaaaacaatggaaataCATTGTTCTTCAAATagtaataaaatttattgaaacattGAAATTAGGTCTTATAATGTGAAATTTAGAATAAATTCACATTTTAAAGAAGTATAAattcttattttttatattcttacagaaattatattgttttcgaaaataatgtaattacttttatagcatgagaaatctcgttgtgtatttataaaatattgaaatttgaaattttaacaTATATATTGTTGATAAACAACTATAATTGACCAATTGTATTACACAATCCATTGTGTCATGTGTTctttttgtaattatattgtttttgaaaacaatgtaattacaagTATAGCATGATTAATctcattgttttattttaaaacattaaaaataaagtaattGCATACAAAGCAATGGAATAACTATCTGGTATGGGATTTCAAAAACATTATTTTAGAATTACatactaaaacaatgaaattattgttgatatcattacattgtttttatgtAATAATAATCTGGGACactgaaaaataatttaataataatctgaaatacataaaaataatgtaataacaatCTGTAATActcaaaaaaacaatgcaataatAGTCTGTACTACTCTAAAACAATGGAACAACCTTGATATAAGAAGACAAATAATCAAATTTTCTACAATCTCTAGGAAGTGTGTATACGTATTGAAGTAAAGTCCTAATACGTATTCTTGATCAACTTAAAAAATCTTTAGGAAGTGTTTAACTCAAATTCGAGAAATGAACAAGGAAATACACACCCTAACAAGGAAATACTATTTTTTAGATTCGTCATTGGGCGGAGAggatagagagaaaaagagtGGAGGGATGGAGAGGATAGAGACAACGAGATGGAGGGGTGGAGAGGAGAGGGTAAATATGAGATTGAGAATCCTTTTTAGATTTTATGAGAAAggtgatttttttaatatttgatttttataaaaaaaaaataactggAATACTCACATGTACCCTTGCCACAATCCTTGACAATGGAATGTCTAGCACAATGCTTTATGTTAATTATAGTTTTAGCCACTCAAGTCATATTGGTGTCTCattcaagaaagaaagataccCATTCGTCTTACAATAATAATTTGTATGCCAACATCTAACAATTTGGATGGGTGTCAGATTGCAACGTGTATTATCCATTAATGTGCCAGTTGCTTCTTTGTTCTTCTATTTCCTGGTCCTGTTTTATTAATCCACGTGATACAATCCAGACTATCCAGTTGGAGATATTTTGCCACTGAACCCAGAAAATGAAGTCTGTGGTACCGGTTGCTTCTTTTTTCCTGCCATTATCTTTATTGGCTGCAAGGAAAAACAAATATGTATAACAATGCTTTGCACAAAAAGAgagttttaatttatttttttttcgaaacaaaaatcaaatttaatatgaaaaatGTATGTAATATTTTTGGTAATTTATTCTAACAATCGAGAATTGTCATGCACTTCTcatgtttaatttaatttttgtttcgaacaaaaaatatatcgtcgGATTTACTAaacaatcaaaatataaatataatttttcattgaGCTTCATAATGGAGATATAGAGGGGGCTTCAttgatttgtttttttattctaGATTTTGCCACTAACTCAAATTGTAGTTATAattctcccctttttttttttttgaaaatggcatattagagtttagaagTTAGAAGTTAATGGCTAAGATttagattttagggtttagagtttaggatttatggttTAGATTTTAGAAACAATTTGACATTAGCCTAGTGGTTATATCCCTAAGGTTGGGTGTTTGAATCGGTGGGACGTAATTCCCTGAGGTCCTGGATTCCATGAGCCAAGGACTGATGGCATGGACTTGCTTTCTAGGATGCATTAAGAGATCTATTCTGGGCCTCAGCCCAATCTTACTTACGTACTAGACTTTGACTCATGACTAAATTGGTGTGCATAGGGTGACCATCTCGAGTTTAAAACTGGCCTAGAAATCACAAAGTGACTGTTGGGAGGGGGCTTTCTGGCCAACATAAAGAAGCTtagatttagaatttagaatttagggaTTAGGGACATACGAAAAACAATTTAGGGGTTAGAGTTCAtaatttaggattttttttttccaaaatatatctaatgaacaccaaaatactcaaaaacacattttaattcattatttaGCATAGTTTTGAGGGAAAATTATAGGTACAACTGTAGCAAAAAATTTGGAGCTTTCCTATCCCGATTGATTTGGGATAAAATAGAGGTCATATGTCTCGAGCATTATTTCTTTATGAATTGTGAATTATGGTCAATAATAATTTGTATGCGAAAAAATAATTTGCATGGGTGCCATGACTCATGAATCACATGCCTAAAATATTATTGGCGATAAGTATGGCGACATCTATTCCCATTAATGTGCCAGTTGCTTCATTGTTCTTTCATTTCCTGGTCCAGTGGTCCTGTTTCATTAAACCTCGTGATACATCCAGTTCGAGAAACTTGGCCTCTTAATTAAGAGAAGTAAGTGTATGGTGCAAGTtgcttcaatttttgttttcctgCCATTATCATCTTCTATTGGCttcaaggaaaaacaaaatatgtAGGACaacgaaaaaaataaatatctcaTAGTTTCGAGTTGGACGCATAGGATGCAAGTGAATTCGTTGACTCCACATATATCGTATGATACATATAAAATTCGATGCGTATAACTCAACAACTATGATAATCGAAATGCCAACTGCTAAGATCATATCCTTATCCTAAGTGGTATAACAATCTCTGCATAAAAGAGAGTTGTAATTTATAACAATCCGAACTGGAGTTCTATACTACGTTTGTTAAAACAAGACGTTCGTTTATTAGAAAAATATCAAGCTCCTAATTACAAGTTATATTGAAATTCGTTTATCAAGAAAGTTATAGTATATTCTATTCATTGCTATGGCTTGTCCCCGATTCCTTAATAAGAACAAAGTTTCTTACTTGGTAAATATCCATCTTCTTGGTTGGATCGTGACTCTAGGATCCATACAAAGCGGCtcacaatagtgtaaatttatGCGTACAAAAACTCAATAGACACGTAAGCATATTTTTGAGGGG includes the following:
- the LOC119988710 gene encoding zingipain-2-like; this translates as MSTPSLLNMSIASMLLVLVFCAAQGQSRILNDAFTVTFQKLFSETRGLLSTLNDDSSIAEKFEQWMAKYGRSYRSINERVNRFYIFKDNYEYIENFNNAENKTYKLGINEFADLTHDEFLAIYANNENIPAISSPLKITSRYQSRRSLAAVPSSINWVEKGAVTPIKNQASCGSCWIFSAVAATEGIVQIKTRELKSLSEQQVLDCNGVRNGCSGGWMTEAFNYIVQNEGIANDTIYPYQGKSLTCNPTLASEIAAQISSYEELPPNNETALQEAVAQQPVSIVIDSTGDGFQFYKSGVYTGDCGTTTAHAVTAVGYGTSEDGIKYWLLKNSWGTTWGEDGYMRIQRDVSDPRGLCGIAQKSSYPVSEKQNQAEDE